In the genome of Planctomyces sp. SH-PL62, the window ACGCCCAATCGCACGGCCATTACCATTACATCTATCGCGACGCCGAGGCCAACCTCCGGAACCTGGAACGGGCCGATCGAATCCTCCGCGAGAAGGGGTTCGCCGTCGAGGGCTTCGCCGCCCCCCACGGCCGCTGGAACGCCTCGCTCGACGACGCGATGGAGTCGCTGGGCTACTCGTACTCGACCGACTTCCAGCTCGGCTACGACGACTTCCCCTTCTTCCCCTGGAAGGACGGGCGGTTCTCGAAGGTGCTGCAGGTCCCCGTGCATCCGATCTGCGAGGGCCTTTTCCTCGACGCCGGCGCGTCGGGCGGGAAGGTCGTCGCCGAGCATCTCGCCAGGGTGGTGGAGGAGAAGGTCGCGGCCGGCGAGCCCGCGTTCGTCTACGGCCATCCCGAGCGTCGGCTGGGCCGCATGCCCGAGGTCCCGATGGCCCTCGCCGCCGTCCTCCGGCGGCAACCGCTCGTCTGGCGGACGACCCTGACCGAGATGGCCCGCTGGTGGCGCTGGCGAAACTCGCGGCGGTGGCTGGCGATCCCCAGGGGGCCGGGTCGTTACGAGGTCCAGTTCGAGGACTGGGACTCCCGCTATCCGCTGGCGCTCGAGATCCAGCGGGGCGACTTCCGCTGCCTGCTGCCGCTGAACGGGCCGAAGACGGTCCTCGACCTGCGTACGCTCGCGTACGAGCGACGGTCGGAGCCCGCCCGGCGCGTCGTGCGACCGCCGTCGCCCGATCTCCGGCCCGCCTCCCTCAAGCAGATCATCCGCCGGGCGATCGACTGGGAGACCGTGACGCCGATCGACGAACTCCCGGACGCGACGATCGCCGGCCGCGTGAAGAAGGGGCTCCGACGCTGGAAACATCAAAGGACGGGGACGAGTTGATGGACGATCGCCCCCTCGAAGCCTTCGACACCGAGCCGACCGCCGCCCAATGGCTGGCGTCGCGGTCGCAGGGGCCGTTCCCGGCGGGCTCGGCGTACCTGCACGCGCCGTCGTTCGCGTTCCAGGCGCCCGGCGGCGGCGAGAATCAACTGGTCCAGACGGGTCGGCATCTCGAGGCGCTCGACGTCCCCGTCCGGCTCTTCTCCCCCTGGACCGACCGCCTCGACCACGCGCGGCTGCTCCACCTGTTCGGGATGTCGCGCGAGGGCCTGGAGCTGGCGAGGGCCGCGAAGGCCCGAGGCGTCCCGGTCGTCCTCTCGCCCATCTGCTGGTACGAACCGAGCGCCCTGTGGGCCCTGGAACCGACCCTGGCCCGCAAGCTCGGCGCGCTCGGGGCCTGGACGCTCCGCCGGGGCGTACCGAGCCTGCCGGGGTGGCGTCGCGACCTGCTGAGGCTGGCGGACCGGGTCTTGCCGAACTCGGGCGAGGAGGCCGACCAACTGGCGCGACTTTTCGGCGTCGCTCGGGCTCGGATGAGCGTCGTGCCCAACGGCGTGTTGCCCGACTTCGGTTGGGGATCGCCCCAACTCTTCCGCGAGCAAATCGGCGACTTCGAGTTCGTCCTGTTCGTGGGACGGATCGAGCCCCGCAAGAACCCGCTGGGGGTGATCCGGGCGGCGAGACGGCTGGGGTTCCCGCTGGTCGTCGTCGGCGAGGCGCCCCCGCAGCACGAGAACTACGAGCAGCAGTGCCGCCGCGAAGGGGGCGATCGCGTCGTCTGGCTGGAGGGCCTGGACCATCACGACCCGCTGCTGGTCTCCACCTACGCCGCCGCGCGGGTCTTCGCGCTGTGCAGCTGGTTCGAGACCCCTGGGCTGGCGGCGCTGGAGGCGGCGTTGGCCGGGGCCGCCGTCGTGATCACCCCCCACGGCTCGACCCGGTCCTACTTCGGCGACCGTGCGACCTACGCGCGACCCGGGCGGGCCGACGAGATCGGCGCGGCCCTCGCGCGGGCCTGGCGGGAAGGTCCGCGACCTGGACTTGCGGCCTACGTCGCTTCGAACTACCTTTGGGAGCGTGTCGCCAAGCTAACGGCGGAGGTTTATGAGCAGGTCGCCGTCTGACCTCAAGCCTGTTCGGACCGGGCGCTATCGCTACAGCAAGTTGCGATGGCGGATCCTGGTGCGCGCGTTCGACGCGGCCGGCGGCCTCGTCGCGCCCCTCTGGCGGCGGCTTCGGCCCACCCGGGTGGTCGAGACGCCGCGCCGGATTCTCGTCGTCCAGCTCGACCACCTGGGCGACGCCGTCCTGACCGCGCCGCTCATCGCCCAGCTTCGGAACGCCTACCCCGAGGCCGAGATCGACGTGCTGGCCTCGCCGAGCAACCACGAGGTGTTCAAGGCCGACGCCAACGTCGCGCGGGTGCGGATCGCCGAGCGGACCTGGTTCGAGCGCAGCCCGACCCGCCGGGGCCTGCTCGGCGAGGTCTGGCGTCTGGGGGCGTCGCTCCGGGAGGCCCGATACGACCTGGGGATCGACGTCCGAGGCGACGTGCTCTCGATCCTCGTTCTGGCGATCGGCGGCGTGGCGCGTCGCGTCGGCTTCGCCATGGGTGGGGGCTCGTTCCTGCTGACCGACGTCGCCGAGTGGACGCCCGGCCGGCACGAGGTCCGCTCGCGGCTGGCGCTGCTCGCCCCGCTGGGGATCGAGCCCGACTTCGGCGGCCGCGCTCTTGTGCACGTCCGCGACGAGGACCGGGCCGAGGTCGCCGCGCGGCTGCTCGACGCCTGGCCCAGTCGCTCGGGCCGCCGCCGCGAACGCCCGAGCCGATCGGCCAAGGCCACGGATCGCGAGCCCGACGGCCGGCTCCAGGCCGAGCAGTTCCGCGACCAGCCGCCGATGCTCGCCGTCCATCTGGGCGCCGGGACGGCCGCCAAGCGATGGCCCAAACGGCACTGGAAGGCCCTGACCGAGCGCTTCCTGGAAGACGGCTGGCGGGTCGTCATCGTGGGGGGACCGGAAGATCCCCCGCTGTCGCGGCTCCTCGCGCCCCACGACCGCCTCCTCGACTGGTCGGGCCGGCTGAGCGTCCCCCAGACCACGGCGCTGCTGGAGCGCACCGACCTCTTCATCGGGGCCGACTCCGGCCCGGCGCACCTGGCGGCCTCGGCCGGGGCGCTCTCGGTGATCCTCTTCAGCGGCACCAACAACCCGATGCAGTGGCGGCCCTGGTCGACGCGATCGCTGGTCCTCCGCAAGCGCGTCCCCTGCCGCCCCTGCCACCAGAAGACCTGCCCTCTCCCCGACCATCCCTGCATGACCGGTCTCGACCCCGACCGCGTCTATCAGGCCGCCCGGCGCTGGCTCGCCCGCGCGGACCGCCGCGAGCCGGGCCGCCGCTCCGCCCCGCCGCGAGAACTCGAGATCGCTTATGAACACGACTACAATCCCGCATCCTGACCGGAAAGACGCCGCCCGACTCGACGTCCGGGGCTGGCTCGTCCTGGCCTGGGTCGCCGTCTGGTCGATCGCCTACGTCCAGTCGGCGATCGGCACGCGCTTCCCCTGGCTCCGATCCTGGGTCCTCGGCCTCTTCTGAGCCGCCGGGATCGGAATGCGTCCGCGTCTCACCGCCTGGTTCCAGGCGCGGCGTCCGGCTCGCGCCACGAGGCGAATGGGACCGATCCCGCGAGAAGCGGATCATCGGGCCTGAGGGCCGGCCGCGGTCTTCTTCCACTCCGTGATGAGCCTGACCAGCTTCGTCGAGACGTCGGCGAAGGCGCCGCCGGGGGCGATCGCGGCGGCCGCCTCCGACTGCCGCCCGGCGAGGGCGGAGGCCAGCACATCAGCCGCGGCGGCGTGAAATCCTGCGTGAAGGACCTTCACTTCCCGCCACTCCTTCCTCATCCGATCGGGCAGCGGCAGCGAGTTCAGCCACTTCCCGAATTCGCACTGGTCGTCGGGACGCACCTTCTCGACCGTCCACTCGCTCTGGCCGGTGTTGATGGCCTCGCGGAGCCGGAACTTCCACTTGGCGTGGGCGGCGATCGCATGGTCAAGGCTCGCTGGATCGATCATGGCGGGCGGCTCCTCGATTGGGGACCGGCCCGCCGACTTCGGCCGGCGGGCCGACGCGGTTCGGAAACCGCAGCGACCGTCTCCACCGCTCGCCACGTTCGAATCGACCCGGCGTCGCACTCAAGGTACCACATCCCGTCGATCCGGCCGTGATCTTCATCCCTGGATTCGTCGGGCTGTTCGGAGTGTGGCTTTGTGGCGCGTGAAGCTCCCTGATGAAGCGGAACGCGCCCGGGTGGCACGTCGCTTTCCTCTGGAGCGCGCTCGCCGCGCGTCACTCGTCCCGGTGTGCGAAGGGAAACGCAGGAACGGATCGGCAGGGGATTCTATCGAGATTCAGGCGCTGATAACGTATCCCTCGTATCGAAGCCCGCTATTCGGAGGACGGAAATCCCATGCCCCCTCGAACCCCGTCTCATGCCGCATGCCATCTGTCCGTCCTGATCCTCGCCTGCCTCTTGCCGGGCCTTCCCGGTGGCGACGGCACGGCCCGGGCGCAAACCCAGGCTACCGCTCCGCCGACGGAAGCCGTCGACCGTCCTGAAGATCGGAAGGAGATCCGGTCGACCATGCAGTCGTTCGTCAAGGCCTTCGAATCGAGAGATGCCAAGGCCTTTGCCGCGCACTGGACCACCGAAGGCGAATATGAGAGCGAGGCCGTGGGGACGCTCCGCGGTCGCGAGGCGTTGGAGAAAGGCTTCTCGGAACTCTTCAAGAAGACTCCCGAGGTGAAGGCGGAGATCCGGCCCGGAACTCTCCGGTTCCTCGCGAGCGGCATGGCGATCGGCGAGGGTGTGGCGACCGTTCGACGAGGGCCCGTGGAGCCGACGACCGTGACCCGCTACAAGGTCCTCCTCGTTCGCGAGGACGGCCGCTGGCTGATCGCGCAGATGAGCGAATCGGCCGACGTCGCGGATTCGATCGCCGACCTGGCCTGGCTGGTCGGCGAGTGGAAGTCGACGAGCGGCCAGGGAGCCGAGATCCGGACCACCTACGCCTGGTCCCCAAACAAGAAGTTCCTCCACGCCCAGTTCAGCATCCAGGAGAAGGCGATGCCCCTCTCCGGATTCCAGGTCATCGGAGTCGACCCCGAAAGCGGATCGCTCCACAACTGGACGTTCGAAGCCGACGGCGGCGTCGGCGAGGCCGACTGGATCCGCGACGGCGACAACTGGCTCATTCAGGGGTCCGGAACCCTGGTCGACGGCGGTTCGCTCACCGAGACCAACATTCTTCGTCGGGTGGACGACGACACCTTCACCTGGCAGTCGATCGACCGGATGCTCGACGAAGTGGAACTTCCCGACCTGGCGCCCGTCAAGATCACGCGGACCAAACCCGCCAAGTGAGCGACCAGACGCACGCTCCCCCCGCGACCTGTTCGATCAAGATGCCCGGAGCCAGACCATGCGCCTCAAACCTGCGACTCTCACCGCCCTGACGCTCACCCTGGTCCTGTCGCTTGATTCTCGTACCTTCGCCCAGCGTGGCGGCCGAGGCGGCGGCGGCCGGGGCGGCGGCGGCCGGGGCGGCGGCATGCAGCGCGGCGGC includes:
- a CDS encoding glycosyltransferase, producing the protein MDDRPLEAFDTEPTAAQWLASRSQGPFPAGSAYLHAPSFAFQAPGGGENQLVQTGRHLEALDVPVRLFSPWTDRLDHARLLHLFGMSREGLELARAAKARGVPVVLSPICWYEPSALWALEPTLARKLGALGAWTLRRGVPSLPGWRRDLLRLADRVLPNSGEEADQLARLFGVARARMSVVPNGVLPDFGWGSPQLFREQIGDFEFVLFVGRIEPRKNPLGVIRAARRLGFPLVVVGEAPPQHENYEQQCRREGGDRVVWLEGLDHHDPLLVSTYAAARVFALCSWFETPGLAALEAALAGAAVVITPHGSTRSYFGDRATYARPGRADEIGAALARAWREGPRPGLAAYVASNYLWERVAKLTAEVYEQVAV
- a CDS encoding glycosyltransferase family 9 protein, which produces MSRSPSDLKPVRTGRYRYSKLRWRILVRAFDAAGGLVAPLWRRLRPTRVVETPRRILVVQLDHLGDAVLTAPLIAQLRNAYPEAEIDVLASPSNHEVFKADANVARVRIAERTWFERSPTRRGLLGEVWRLGASLREARYDLGIDVRGDVLSILVLAIGGVARRVGFAMGGGSFLLTDVAEWTPGRHEVRSRLALLAPLGIEPDFGGRALVHVRDEDRAEVAARLLDAWPSRSGRRRERPSRSAKATDREPDGRLQAEQFRDQPPMLAVHLGAGTAAKRWPKRHWKALTERFLEDGWRVVIVGGPEDPPLSRLLAPHDRLLDWSGRLSVPQTTALLERTDLFIGADSGPAHLAASAGALSVILFSGTNNPMQWRPWSTRSLVLRKRVPCRPCHQKTCPLPDHPCMTGLDPDRVYQAARRWLARADRREPGRRSAPPRELEIAYEHDYNPAS
- a CDS encoding CZB domain-containing protein, with product MIDPASLDHAIAAHAKWKFRLREAINTGQSEWTVEKVRPDDQCEFGKWLNSLPLPDRMRKEWREVKVLHAGFHAAAADVLASALAGRQSEAAAAIAPGGAFADVSTKLVRLITEWKKTAAGPQAR
- a CDS encoding YybH family protein; its protein translation is MPPRTPSHAACHLSVLILACLLPGLPGGDGTARAQTQATAPPTEAVDRPEDRKEIRSTMQSFVKAFESRDAKAFAAHWTTEGEYESEAVGTLRGREALEKGFSELFKKTPEVKAEIRPGTLRFLASGMAIGEGVATVRRGPVEPTTVTRYKVLLVREDGRWLIAQMSESADVADSIADLAWLVGEWKSTSGQGAEIRTTYAWSPNKKFLHAQFSIQEKAMPLSGFQVIGVDPESGSLHNWTFEADGGVGEADWIRDGDNWLIQGSGTLVDGGSLTETNILRRVDDDTFTWQSIDRMLDEVELPDLAPVKITRTKPAK